The Vitis vinifera cultivar Pinot Noir 40024 chromosome 12, ASM3070453v1 genome has a segment encoding these proteins:
- the LOC100253734 gene encoding anthocyanidin 3-O-glucosyltransferase 2, giving the protein MKQTELVFIPSPGIGHLAATVEIAKLLTQRDPRFSITIFIIKFPFWSDDISMTSDSDSIRYLTLPPVEVSPRATEPALLMSEFLEAQIPLLRDAVQELTLSNSVRLAGFVVDMFSTSMIDVADEFGVPSYLFYTSSAAFLGFKFHLQFLHDYEDLDFNEFKDSDAELEVPSFANSVPVKVFPSVMFDKEGGGTEMFLYNTRRFRQVKGIMVNTFVELESHAIQSFSGSTIPPVYPVGPVLNTQGGSVGGRQDATAVMSWLDDQPPSSVVFLCFGSMGGFGGDQVKEIAHGLERSGHRFLWSLRQPPPKGKIESPSNYANVEEVLPEGFLHRTARIGKVIGWAPQVAILAHSAVGGFVSHCGWNSTLESIYYGVPVATWPMFAEQQINAFQMVKDLGLAVEIKMDYNKDSSYIVSAQEIEIGLKNLMNIDNEVRKKREEMKKISKKVMIEGGSSHFSLGHFIEDMMVNIPCKQQSDI; this is encoded by the coding sequence ATGAAGCAAACAGAGCTTGTCTTCATCCCATCTCCTGGGATCGGCCACCTTGCGGCCACCGTGGAGATTGCGAAGCTGCTTACTCAGCGAGACCCCCGATTCTCAATCACAatcttcatcatcaagtttCCGTTTTGGTCCGATGATATTTCTATGACCTCCGACTCTGATTCCATACGTTACCTCACACTTCCTCCTGTAGAGGTGAGCCCCAGAGCGACAGAGCCAGCTCTCTTGATGTCTGAATTCCTCGAAGCTCAGATACCACTCCTCAGAGACGCCGTCCAGGAGCTCACACTCTCCAACTCGGTTCGGCTCGCTGGGTTTGTGGTTGATATGTTCAGCACCTCCATGATTGATGTGGCCGATGAGTTCGGGGTGCCTTCCTATCTCTTCTACACTTCCAGCGCCGCTTTTCTTGGCTTCAAATTCCATCTTCAGTTCCTCCATGATTACGAGGACTTGGATTTCAATGAGTTCAAGGACTCGGATGCTGAGTTGGAGGTTCCGAGTTTTGCTAACTCGGTTCCAGTTAAGGTCTTCCCTTCTGTGATGTTTGACAAGGAAGGCGGTGGGACAGAGATGTTTCTGTATAACACGAGGAGATTCAGACAAGTCAAGGGTATTATGGTAAATACATTTGTTGAGCTCGAATCCCATGCTATTCAGTCATTTTCTGGCAGTACAATACCGCCGGTGTACCCCGTTGGACCAGTACTCAACACGCAAGGGGGGTCTGTTGGGGGTCGTCAAGATGCTACTGCCGTCATGAGCTGGCTTGATGATCAGCCTCCATCGTCAGTGGTATTCCTGTGCTTTGGGAGCATGGGAGGCTTTGGTGGGGATCAGGTCAAAGAGATAGCACATGGGCTAGAACGAAGCGGGCATCGCTTCCTGTGGTCCCTTCGCCAACCCCCACCGAAGGGTAAAATAGAATCTCCAAGCAATTATGCAAATGTGGAGGAAGTTCTACCAGAAGGGTTCTTACACCGGACAGCCAGGATTGGAAAGGTGATTGGATGGGCTCCACAAGTAGCTATTTTGGCCCACTCAGCGGTTGGAGGATTTGTATCTCATTGTGGATGGAATTCTACCCTAGAAAGTATATATTATGGTGTTCCTGTAGCCACATGGCCGATGTTTGCCGAACAACAAATCAATGCGTTTCAAATGGTGAAAGATTTGGGATTAGCTGTAGAAATTAAAATGGATTATAATAAGGATAGTAGCTATATTGTAAGTGCTCAGGAGATTGAAATTGGATTAAAGAATCTAATGAATATTGACAATGAAGTGAGGAAGAAGAgggaagaaatgaaaaagataagTAAAAAAGTGATGATAGAGGGTGGATCCTCACACTTTTCCTTGGGCCATTTTATTGAAGACATGATGGTCAACATTCCATGTAAGCAACAAAGTGATATATAA